The DNA window CGTTGCTCGGCGACGGCGGTGCAGGTCGCCACCGCGAGCGGGCTCGTCCGTGCGCAGGCGTCTGGGGCGCTGAGTGTCGGGCAGTCGGTGAACGTGCGCGACGGAGCCGCCTTTCCGGCGGCTAACCCGACCCAGGCGTATGCGGTTTAGTCTCCGTTAATTTGCGCTTCATTTGTCAGTGATGCCAAATGAAGCGCAAAAAATCACAAATCCGCCAAGTGCCAAAACATTTGCGAAATGGTGCCAAATGGCGCGCGCCGCTACAGGCCGGCATGAGCAACCGCCGGATTTTGTCTCTGATGGTTGCGCATTGGTTGCTTAAAGAAAAACGGCTTAGGTGAAAATCACCTAAGCCGTTGATTTTATGGTGCGCCCTGCGCGACTCGAACGCGCGACCACCTAATTAAAAGTCAGATGCTCTACCAACTGAGCTAAGGGCGCGGGGAGAGTCATTATAATTGAAAACGCTCTTTTTTCAAGCAAGGATTGCTGAACGGGAAATTCGACATGTCTTGCGCTGGGATCGCAGGGATCCGTCTGCGGGCCGGGTGTCAGGGATGCGATTGGCACGCCGAGCGGACGGTCCTCGCCGGTCGCGAGAAAGGCGATTTCTGGAAAAAACTCGACCGAATTTCGGTTCGTCCCGAGTCCTGAGCGAAGTCGAAGGGAGCCGAAGCCATGGCAGGCTTGTCGGATGGGGTGAACGGGCAATCCTCGGACTCGGAGCGTGAAGCCTTTCGTGGTTCGAGTACCTCACCACGAAAGGCTTCAGGCGAAGATAACGGCACGCGCTTTTCTGGAAATCGCCCAAGCTCTGAGGTCGGATTATCCGCCACTGGAACCAAGTGTTTCACCCGCCGCTTTGGGAACCGCATCCGGCTCCGGGTCGGCCGGGAGGCTCGCGGCTGTCGGAAGAGGCTTAATCGCCTTCAAATTCGCACAGCGCAAAGACCTTTTGTCCACGGTTTTCGAGTCGCCGGCGCCCGCCGAGATCGGGCAGGTCGATGACGAAACAGCACTCGACGATCCCGCCGCCCATGCTCTCGATTAAGTTGCAGGCCGCCTCCGCCGTGCCGCCGGTCGCGATCAGGTCATCGACCAGCAGTACCTGCTCGCCCGCGGCGACCGAATCGACATGCATCTCGATGCGGTCGGTGCCGTATTCGAGATCGTAGTCGTGGCCGACGGTTTCCGCCGGCAGCTTGCCTTGCTTGCGAATCGGCACGAAGCCGACGCCCAGCTGATAGGCCAGCGCCGCGCCGATGATGAAGCCGCGCGCCTCGATTCCGGCCACCCGATCGATCTTCACGGGGGTGTAGCGATGGACCAGTTCATTGACGGTGACACGCAATCCGACAGGATCCTTGAGGAGGGTCGTGATGTCGCGAAACATGACGCCCTGCTTGGGATAATGGGGAACGGTGCGAATAAGCGACTTGATGGGCATGGCTTGCTTCCGGAAAGAGTTAGCGGGGGTTGAGCAGGCGGCCGGCGACCGCGTCCAATCGCCCGACCAGCTCGGGATCGCGTGCCTCGGGCGGCGTGATCAGGGCGTGCTCCAGCGTCGAGCGGCAACCGCAGGCGGCGGCGTCGGTATCGGCGTGCAGACGCGGCGCGAGCGTCTTCACCAGGCCGCGGGCGTTGTCGGCATTGGCCAGCAGCACCTTGACGATGGCGTCGACGGTGACATCGTCGTGGTTGGGATGCCAGCAATCGAAATCGGTGACCATGGCCACCGTGGCGTAGCAGAGTTCGGCCTCGCGCGCGAGTTTGGCCTCGGGCATGTTGGTCATGCCGATGACATCGCAGTTCCAACTGCGATATAGCTCGGACTCGGCCAGACTGGAGAACTGCGGCCCTTCCATGACCAGATAGGTGCCGCCGCGCGCCACCTCGATGCCGGCCTCGCGCGCCGCCGCCTCGATGTGATCGCCAAGCCGGTTGCACACCGGATGCGCCATCGAGACATGCGCGACCAGACCGGT is part of the Thiocystis violascens DSM 198 genome and encodes:
- a CDS encoding 5'-methylthioadenosine phosphorylase; this translates as MPSRWIDADQTNVPRKFGPAVHCHGRGHKIPPSEINYRANIDVLKRAGVTEVISVSAVGSLREHLRPGMFVIVDQFIDRTFDRVKSFFGTGLVAHVSMAHPVCNRLGDHIEAAAREAGIEVARGGTYLVMEGPQFSSLAESELYRSWNCDVIGMTNMPEAKLAREAELCYATVAMVTDFDCWHPNHDDVTVDAIVKVLLANADNARGLVKTLAPRLHADTDAAACGCRSTLEHALITPPEARDPELVGRLDAVAGRLLNPR
- a CDS encoding adenine phosphoribosyltransferase; the encoded protein is MPIKSLIRTVPHYPKQGVMFRDITTLLKDPVGLRVTVNELVHRYTPVKIDRVAGIEARGFIIGAALAYQLGVGFVPIRKQGKLPAETVGHDYDLEYGTDRIEMHVDSVAAGEQVLLVDDLIATGGTAEAACNLIESMGGGIVECCFVIDLPDLGGRRRLENRGQKVFALCEFEGD